Proteins from a single region of Centropristis striata isolate RG_2023a ecotype Rhode Island chromosome 9, C.striata_1.0, whole genome shotgun sequence:
- the nmu gene encoding neuromedin-U: MRTFQSQSQAAQRGASSSLHSLHHSCKVSPLSTASVTLTALLILTIPVCKSAPAELQQATTDQRQLLSQIDAVCSSYLSADLKIWASDVLGELCVLMLVQKSKELKVRANSKRAELQGPGGIQSRGYFLYRPRNGRRSLEYE; encoded by the exons ATGAGGACCTTCCAGAGCCAAAGCCAGGCTGCGCAGCGCGGAGCCTCCAGCAGCCTGCACAGCCTCCACCACAGCTGCAAAGTGAGCCCCCTCAGCACGGCCAGCGTCACCCTCACAGCCCTGCTCATCCTCACCATCCCAGTCTGCAAAA GTGCTCCAGCAGAACTTCAACAAGCCACAACAGACCAGAGGCAGCTCCTCAGCCAG ATAGACGCTGTTTGCTCATCCTACCTCTCTGCAGACCTGAAGATTTGG GCGTCTGATGTCTTAGGAGAACTCTGTGTGTTGATGCTGGTTCAGAAGTCAAAG GAGCTGAAAGTTCGAGCAAACAGTAAAAGG GCTGAGCTCCAGGGACCTGGGGGAATCCAGAGCAGAGGTTACTTCCTCTATCGG CCACGAAATGGAAGACGCTCCTTAgaatatgaataa